The Humulus lupulus chromosome 3, drHumLupu1.1, whole genome shotgun sequence genome window below encodes:
- the LOC133822333 gene encoding uncharacterized protein LOC133822333: protein MDEMTATSVTVVRNSSVSSSTIFTNFPLISAFLAFVMAQTIKFFTAWYKERRWDLKQLVGSGGMPSSHSATVTALAAAIGFQEGFGGSVFAIALILACVVMYDATGVRLHAGRQAEVLNQIVYELPAEHPLAESRPLRELLGHTPPQVVAGGLLGIVTASMGHLLIVLTGQT from the exons ATGGATGAGATGACGGCGACGTCTGTTACGGTGGTGAGAAATTCGTCTGTGTCTTCTTCGACAATCTTTACGAATTTCCCTCTTATCTCTGCTTTTCTTGCTTTCGTCATGGCTCAGACCATCAAGTTCTTCACTGCCTG GTATAAAGAAAGACGATGGGATCTCAAGCAACTTGTGGGGTCTGGTGGAATGCCATCGTCTCATTCTGCAACTGTTACTGCTCTTGCTGCTGCCATTGGGTTCCAAGAAGGCTTTGGAGGATCGGTGTTTGCGATTGCGTTGATCTTAGCGTGTGTT GTCATGTATGATGCCACTGGTGTAAGACTACATGCTGGACGCCAAGCAGAG GTCTTAAATCAAATTGTTTATGAACTTCCTGCTGAGCATCCTCTAGCTGAGAGCAGACCACTGCGTGAACTTCTTGGTCACACCCCTCCGCAG GTTGTTGCTGGTGGATTGCTTGGAATTGTCACAGCATCTATGGGCCATTTGCTTATCGTTCTGACTGGCCAAACTTGA
- the LOC133822332 gene encoding uncharacterized protein LOC133822332 isoform X1 translates to MGFFKVIKSFHTHQWGRSRIKAFPLGDIQRRTLSSSSKIFSNGDDTVLPVLIVGAGPVGLVLSILLTKLGVKCAVLEKSRNFSKHPQAHFINNRTMEVFRKLDGLAEEIQRSQPPVELWRKFIYCTSLSGSILGSVDHMKPQDFEQVVSPVSVAHFSQYKLSRLLLKQLENLKFQVCRSEGLEGISHGILRERQILMGHECLAIDFNNDYVTVTASFVKDGKLMEKDIRCNILVGADGAGSTVRRLVGIDMKGERELQKLISVHFLSKDLGQYLLSERPGMLFFIFNTEAIGVLVAHDLNEGEFVFQIPFYPPQHNFQDFTPKVCEELILKLVGRKLGDLNVIDIKPWVMHAEVVEKFLCHDNRILLAGDAAHRFPPAGGFGMNTGIQDSHNLAWKIASVVKGIAPISMLNTYESERRPIAILNTELSVQNFKAAMSVPAALGLDPAVANSVHHVINGVGAVLPSGLQRAILDGIFAIGRAQLSGYVLNEKNPLGHSRLAKLRQIFDEGKSLQLQFPAEDLGFRYVEGALVPESDGVPGTPEAPTGRRRDYIPTADPGCKLPHMNVRVLSNSSSKEIASTLDLISGDKVEFLLIVAPNKSSYHLARATLEVAEEFKVPVRVCVLWSADSIKGVEVGSKAFLAPWEHYIDVLEIKKSPNSSSWWDLCKMTDKGAILVRPDDHISWRVKSGLVGDPVKEMKRVFSAVLGVS, encoded by the exons ATGGGGTTTTTCAAGGTCATCAAAAGTTTCCATACCCATCAATGGGGAAGGTCCAGAATCAAAGCTTTCCCACTTGGGGACATTCAGAGAAGGACCTTGTCGTCAAGCTCGAAAATTTTCAGCAATGGCGACGATACGGTGCTTCCAGTTTTAATCGTCGGAGCAGGGCCAGTGGGTCTCGTTCTTTCTATACTTTTAACCAAATTGG GGGTTAAATGTGCGGTTTTGGAGAAAAGTAGGAATTTTTCTAAGCATCCACAGGCACACTTCATCAACAACCGAACCATGGAG GTGTTTCGCAAATTGGATGGCCTTGCAGAGGAGATTCAGAGGTCCCAACCACCAGTGGAATTATGGAGAAAGTTCATATATTGCACTTCACTCTCTGGTTCAATTCTTGGCTCAGTTGACCATATGAAACCTCAAG ATTTTGAGCAAGTTGTCAGCCCAGTTTCTGTTGCACACTTCTCCCAGTACAAGTTGTCAAGGTTACTGCTTAAGCAGCTTGAAAATCTTAAATTCCAGGTTTGCAGATCTGAAGGATTGGAAGGCATCAGCCATGGGATCCTTAGGGAAAGGCAAATATTGATGGGGCATGAGTGTTTAGCCATTGATTTTAATAATGACTATGTTACTGTAACTGCTTCTTTTGTCAAGGATGGGAAGTTAATGGAGAAAGACATCAGATGTAATATCCTTGTTGGTGCAGATGGTGCTGGAAGTACTGTACGTAGGCTTGTGGGAATAGATATGAAAGGTGAAAGAGAGTTGCAAAAGCTTATAAGTGTCCATTTTTTGAGCAAAGACCTTGGACAGTACTTGCTCAGTGAGAGACCTGGTATgctgttttttattttcaatactGAAGCCATTGGGGTCCTTGTTGCTCATGATCTCAATGAAGGTGAATTTGTTTTCCAG ATACCATTCTATCCACCTCAGCATAACTTTCAAGATTTCACTCCTAAG GTGTGTGAGGAGTTAATTCTTAAATTAGTTGGTCGAAAGCTCGGAGACCTAAATGTGATTGATATAAAGCCATGGGTTATGCATGCTGAAGTGGTTGAGAAGTTTCTATGTCATGACAACCGGATATTACTTGCTGGCGATGCTGCTCATCGTTTCCCTCCTGCTGGGGGATTTG GAATGAACACTGGAATTCAGGATTCTCATAATCTTGCCTGGAAAATAGCGTCTGTAGTAAAGGGTATTGCACCAATTTCAATGCTTAATACTTATGAATCAGAACGTAGGCCG ATTGCCATTCTCAACACGGAGCTTAGCGTTCAAAACTTCAAAGCAGCCATGTCAGTTCCTGCTGCACTTGGTCTTGATCCAGCTGTTGCGAACTCAG TCCACCATGTTATCAATGGAGTTGGTGCTGTTCTACCATCTGGACTACAGAGGGCAATTTTGGATGGAATATTTGCAATAGGTCGTGCACAGCTCTCAGGATATGTTTTGAATGAAAAGAACCCACTTGGTCATTCAAGGCTTGCTAAGCTAAGACAAATATTTGATGAAGGAAAGAGCCTTCAACTCCAGTTCCCTGCAGAGGATCTTGGTTTCAG GTATGTTGAAGGAGCACTAGTTCCCGAGAGTGATGGTGTGCCGGGTACTCCTGAAGCACCTACAGGACGTCGGAGGGATTATATTCCAACTGCAGATCCAGGGTGCAAACTGCCCCATATGAATGTAAGGGTGTTATCAAATTCCTCTAGTAAG GAAATAGCTTCAACACTGGATCTTATATCTGGGGACAAAGTTGAGTTTCTTCTCATCGTAGCGCCTAACAAGTCATCATACCATCTTGCTCGTGCTACATTAGAGGTGGCTGAGGAATTCAAGGTGCCTGTAAGAGTATGTGTGCTCTGGTCTGCTGATAGTATAAAAGGAGTTGAAGTAGGAAGTAAGGCGTTTTTGGCACCTTGGGAGCATTACATAGATGTTCTTGAGATAAAGAAGTCACCTAATTCATCTTCATGGTGGGATCTATGCAAGATGACTGACAAAGGAGCCATCCTTGTTAGGCCTGATGATCACATCTCTTGGCGTGTGAAATCAGGACTTGTTGGGGATCCTGTAAAGGAAATGAAAAGGGTTTTTTCTGCTGTTCTTGGTGTCAGCTGA
- the LOC133822332 gene encoding uncharacterized protein LOC133822332 isoform X2 translates to MKPQDFEQVVSPVSVAHFSQYKLSRLLLKQLENLKFQVCRSEGLEGISHGILRERQILMGHECLAIDFNNDYVTVTASFVKDGKLMEKDIRCNILVGADGAGSTVRRLVGIDMKGERELQKLISVHFLSKDLGQYLLSERPGMLFFIFNTEAIGVLVAHDLNEGEFVFQIPFYPPQHNFQDFTPKVCEELILKLVGRKLGDLNVIDIKPWVMHAEVVEKFLCHDNRILLAGDAAHRFPPAGGFGMNTGIQDSHNLAWKIASVVKGIAPISMLNTYESERRPIAILNTELSVQNFKAAMSVPAALGLDPAVANSVHHVINGVGAVLPSGLQRAILDGIFAIGRAQLSGYVLNEKNPLGHSRLAKLRQIFDEGKSLQLQFPAEDLGFRYVEGALVPESDGVPGTPEAPTGRRRDYIPTADPGCKLPHMNVRVLSNSSSKEIASTLDLISGDKVEFLLIVAPNKSSYHLARATLEVAEEFKVPVRVCVLWSADSIKGVEVGSKAFLAPWEHYIDVLEIKKSPNSSSWWDLCKMTDKGAILVRPDDHISWRVKSGLVGDPVKEMKRVFSAVLGVS, encoded by the exons ATGAAACCTCAAG ATTTTGAGCAAGTTGTCAGCCCAGTTTCTGTTGCACACTTCTCCCAGTACAAGTTGTCAAGGTTACTGCTTAAGCAGCTTGAAAATCTTAAATTCCAGGTTTGCAGATCTGAAGGATTGGAAGGCATCAGCCATGGGATCCTTAGGGAAAGGCAAATATTGATGGGGCATGAGTGTTTAGCCATTGATTTTAATAATGACTATGTTACTGTAACTGCTTCTTTTGTCAAGGATGGGAAGTTAATGGAGAAAGACATCAGATGTAATATCCTTGTTGGTGCAGATGGTGCTGGAAGTACTGTACGTAGGCTTGTGGGAATAGATATGAAAGGTGAAAGAGAGTTGCAAAAGCTTATAAGTGTCCATTTTTTGAGCAAAGACCTTGGACAGTACTTGCTCAGTGAGAGACCTGGTATgctgttttttattttcaatactGAAGCCATTGGGGTCCTTGTTGCTCATGATCTCAATGAAGGTGAATTTGTTTTCCAG ATACCATTCTATCCACCTCAGCATAACTTTCAAGATTTCACTCCTAAG GTGTGTGAGGAGTTAATTCTTAAATTAGTTGGTCGAAAGCTCGGAGACCTAAATGTGATTGATATAAAGCCATGGGTTATGCATGCTGAAGTGGTTGAGAAGTTTCTATGTCATGACAACCGGATATTACTTGCTGGCGATGCTGCTCATCGTTTCCCTCCTGCTGGGGGATTTG GAATGAACACTGGAATTCAGGATTCTCATAATCTTGCCTGGAAAATAGCGTCTGTAGTAAAGGGTATTGCACCAATTTCAATGCTTAATACTTATGAATCAGAACGTAGGCCG ATTGCCATTCTCAACACGGAGCTTAGCGTTCAAAACTTCAAAGCAGCCATGTCAGTTCCTGCTGCACTTGGTCTTGATCCAGCTGTTGCGAACTCAG TCCACCATGTTATCAATGGAGTTGGTGCTGTTCTACCATCTGGACTACAGAGGGCAATTTTGGATGGAATATTTGCAATAGGTCGTGCACAGCTCTCAGGATATGTTTTGAATGAAAAGAACCCACTTGGTCATTCAAGGCTTGCTAAGCTAAGACAAATATTTGATGAAGGAAAGAGCCTTCAACTCCAGTTCCCTGCAGAGGATCTTGGTTTCAG GTATGTTGAAGGAGCACTAGTTCCCGAGAGTGATGGTGTGCCGGGTACTCCTGAAGCACCTACAGGACGTCGGAGGGATTATATTCCAACTGCAGATCCAGGGTGCAAACTGCCCCATATGAATGTAAGGGTGTTATCAAATTCCTCTAGTAAG GAAATAGCTTCAACACTGGATCTTATATCTGGGGACAAAGTTGAGTTTCTTCTCATCGTAGCGCCTAACAAGTCATCATACCATCTTGCTCGTGCTACATTAGAGGTGGCTGAGGAATTCAAGGTGCCTGTAAGAGTATGTGTGCTCTGGTCTGCTGATAGTATAAAAGGAGTTGAAGTAGGAAGTAAGGCGTTTTTGGCACCTTGGGAGCATTACATAGATGTTCTTGAGATAAAGAAGTCACCTAATTCATCTTCATGGTGGGATCTATGCAAGATGACTGACAAAGGAGCCATCCTTGTTAGGCCTGATGATCACATCTCTTGGCGTGTGAAATCAGGACTTGTTGGGGATCCTGTAAAGGAAATGAAAAGGGTTTTTTCTGCTGTTCTTGGTGTCAGCTGA